Proteins encoded by one window of Aspergillus puulaauensis MK2 DNA, chromosome 4, nearly complete sequence:
- a CDS encoding ankyrin repeat domain-containing protein (COG:T;~EggNog:ENOG410Q7Q1;~InterPro:IPR002110,IPR036770,IPR020683;~PFAM:PF12796,PF00023,PF13637,PF13606;~go_function: GO:0005515 - protein binding [Evidence IEA]), whose translation MTGERPLFWAAYSLGKKKGYPGVARLLLERGAQIEAVRINGDNPLLWAVKNGSEQSAQVLLEHGANVNHQDEIGITPLMAAISLDEEVPSLVQLLVKYKADLHPRDNCQRTPLHIAVQRGYDHSARILMDAGADKSMVDGKGFTPQAYARKGPKSVDVEVGWLALIAARRHINRTYN comes from the coding sequence ATGACGGGGGAGAGACCCTTATTCTGGGCTGCGTACAGccttggaaagaagaagggatACCCTGGTGTTGccaggctgttgctggagagggGAGCTCAGATTGAAGCTGTCAGAATTAACGGAGATAACCCGTTACTATGGGCCGTGAAGAACGGTAGTGAACAATCTGCCCAGGTCCTTTTGGAGCATGGCGCCAATGTCAACCATCAGGATGAAATCGGCATTACACCGCTTATGGCTGCTATATCCTTGGACGAAGAGGTTCCCAGTTTAGTGCAATTACTGGTAAAGTATAAGGCAGACCTGCACCCGCGTGATAACTGCCAGCGTACTCCATTGCACATCGCTGTTCAGCGTGGATATGACCACTCTGCCAGGATATTGATGgatgctggcgctgacaAGTCCATGGTCGACGGTAAGGGTTTCACCCCTCAGGCATATGCTCGCAAAGGTCCAAAAAGCGTGGATGTCGAGGTTGGTTGGCTTGCTTTGATAGCGGCCAGGAGGCATATTAATCGTACCTATAATTGA
- a CDS encoding ankyrin repeat domain-containing protein (COG:M;~EggNog:ENOG410PKKZ;~InterPro:IPR002110,IPR001810,IPR020683,IPR036770;~PFAM:PF12796;~go_function: GO:0005515 - protein binding [Evidence IEA]) has product MSAFNLFKLPVELIYLVVEYLPPSELTAFAEISDTTNKISSRAIKALTIEAVLDDYKVACKANNHSAILRLLPFVLPEPPESLNAHIALLHACRTSCGPAVNLLASKGIPFHEHSATKQCKDTSLDLADWLDTPFLSAARNTTTDALKALFANGASLSNITYFTAGTPSLAGLAMNPDHYLHHAASEGLIAVVKWLLVESPDYVAVDIDIPDFLKRTPLMFAAFTGKVETVRTLLALGANASQCDFRGWDAQRMAAQKKEYGVVEVISAHKQAEARRKC; this is encoded by the coding sequence ATGTCAGCCTTCAACCTTTTCAAGCTCCCAGTCGAGCTCATTTATCTGGTCGTTGAGTATCTTCCTCCCTCAGAGCTCACAGCATTCGCGGAGATCTcagacaccaccaacaaaatCAGCAGTCGAGCCATCAAGGCTCTAACGATCGAAGCCGTATTGGACGACTACAAGGTGGCATGCAAAGCGAACAACCACAGCGCAATCCTCAGACTTCTCCCCTTCGTCCTTCCCGAACCCCCAGAGTCATTGAACGCACACATCGCCCTCCTCCATGCCTGCCGTACCAGCTGCGGCCCAGCAGTtaacctcctcgccagcaaaGGGATCCCCTTCCACGAACACAGCGCCACCAAACAGTGTAAAGACACCAGCTTAGACCTCGCAGACTGGCTCGACACGCCCTTCCTCAGCGCCGCCCGAAACACCACGACCGACGCCCTAAAGGCGCTGTTCGCCAACGGCGCCTCGCTGTCCAACATCACCTACTTCACCGCAGGGACACCCAGTCTCGCAGGCCTAGCCATGAACCCGGATCACTACCTGCACCATGCGGCCTCTGAGGGCCTTATCGCTGTCGTGAAGTGGTTACTCGTGGAGAGTCCTGATTATGTGGCTGTGGATATTGATATACCGGATTTTCTGAAGAGGACGCCACTTATGTTTGCGGCTTTCACGGGGAAGGTTGAGACGGTCAGGACTTTGCTTGCGCTTGGGGCGAATGCGTCGCAGTGTGATTTCCGGGGATGGGATGCGCAGCGCATGGCTGCTCAGAAGAAGGAGTATGGTGTTGTCGAGGTTATTTCTGCCCATAAACAGGCTGAGGCTCGGCGGAAATGCTGA
- a CDS encoding uncharacterized protein (COG:M;~EggNog:ENOG410PKKZ;~InterPro:IPR002110,IPR020683,IPR001810,IPR036047, IPR036770;~PFAM:PF12796,PF00646,PF00023,PF13637,PF13857;~SECRETED:SignalP(1-23);~TransMembrane:1 (o12-31i);~go_function: GO:0005515 - protein binding [Evidence IEA]) — protein sequence MPRHPFNLPVELVLMILDYLSLTDLFSIARVSMQARSFTLPTLQSLSLEEKLRQLERAAEADNHGHILELLSMLKREIFQDKTKFFVLQTLFRSSYVQSMRTWLTHLAPSCPLTDTQWRKQEDWKATLSSAMQSSKPQALQLVFEYGAPLSAVIDAHPFDDPVRDMSPSLSKTENYYLHHAVIRGYQAVVDLLLSRDGDAHVNWRDPAGRTPLIFAAKSGWAGIVTSLLSHNADVDHVTDKDRESALQCAVESGYTDIVASLLAHNAKVDLTIDQDGVSTLHYALRNGYGSIALMLIDHGADIGFINRFGNTALHYAVRKDWGGEFQQEQPVLKKLLEAGANPEVVDMNGDTPIELAVRWDNTKAVEVLLQQSYVDINKRLRNGSTLFSLALNAGPGMIALFVRHGADVNRVQRGTSRRRTPLQYVIYGGRLDSAAALLEAGADPCKRDMDGLDAWDHAERSDNSLDLLSVLGQRP from the coding sequence ATGCCTCGACACCCATTCAATCTCCCTGTGGAGCTTGTTCTAATGATACTCGACTATTTATCCCTGACCGACCTTTTCAGTATTGCTCGAGTGTCAATGCAGGCACGAAGCTTCACCCTCCCGACACTACAATCTCTGTCCCTGGAAGAAAAGCTCCGCCAGCTCGAAAGGGCAGCAGAAGCTGACAACCATGGGCACATCCTGGAGCTTCTCTCCATGCTCAAACGCGAGATATTCCAAGACAAGACGAAGTTTTTCGTTCTACAAACCCTGTTCAGAAGCAGCTATGTTCAGTCCATGCGGACATGGCTCACCCACCTCGCCCCCTCATGCCCTCTAACCGACACCCAATGGCGAAAGCAGGAAGACTGGAAAGCGACCCTCTCGAGCGCAATGCAAAGCAGCAAACCTCAAGCCCTCCAGCTCGTGTTCGAGTACGGCGCCCCGCTATCTGCCGTTATAGACGCCCACCCCTTCGACGACCCGGTCAGAGACATGTCTCCCTCGCTGTCCAAAACGGAGAATTACTACCTACACCACGCTGTCATCCGCGGATACCAAGCCGTCGTTGACCTCCTCCTTTCTCGCGACGGGGACGCCCATGTCAACTGGCGTGATCCTGCTGGGAGAACGCCGCTGATATTCGCTGCGAAGTCTGGCTGGGCTGGAATCGTGACAAGTCTGCTCTCTCACAACGCGGACGTCGACCACGTCACCGACAAAGATAGGGAGTCTGCTTTGCAGTGTGCGGTGGAATCCGGCTACACTGACATTGTGGCAAGCCTGCTGGCCCACAACGCCAAGGTCGACCTGACCATCGACCAAGATGGGGTGTCTACCTTGCACTACGCCTTGAGAAATGGTTATGGAAGTATCGCTCTCATGCTGATAGACCATGGGGCAGACATTGGGTTCATTAACAGGTTTGGGAATACTGCGCTGCATTACGCTGTGCGTAAGGATTGGGGTGGAGAATTtcagcaagaacagcccgTCCTGAAGAAGCTTCTAGAGGCAGGAGCCAATCCGGAAGTCGTTGACATGAATGGCGACACGCCTATCGAACTCGCTGTACGCTGGGACAATACAAAGGCCGTGGAGGTGCTTTTACAGCAGAGCTACGTGGACATCAACAAACGCTTGAGAAATGGATCAACCCTGTTTTCCCTTGCGCTTAACGCAGGTCCAGGAATGATTGCTTTGTTTGTGAGGCACGGTGCTGATGTGAATCGGGTACAACGCGGCACCTCCAGACGACGGACACCCTTGCAGTATGTAATTTACGGGGGCCGCCTGGATTCCGCGGCGGCTCTGCTggaggctggggctgatCCTTGCAAACGCGATATGGATGGACTGGATGCTTGGGACCATGCTGAGAGATCTGATAATAGCTTGGATCTGCTGAGCGTGCTTGGGCAGAGACCTTGA
- a CDS encoding uncharacterized protein (InterPro:IPR036047,IPR001810,IPR036770,IPR002110, IPR020683;~PFAM:PF00646;~go_function: GO:0005515 - protein binding [Evidence IEA]), which translates to MAALRPLYLPPELAIEIAKHLDACSLLCVSKVSHFWREIALSFLDKISLAGALSAFRTAKVNANHEALIYFASRIRRNERTGPPTGCLALTWACMTTCSEAVRILIPFASMPYGHQRSAQDVNPWDEPLFEAMRQHNPEALEALLQNGAPPDRIDYFGLNAGCMPDGGGGDHDHDHPTLESPAPGIHAAIVRGFPAALKYLLNQLRDDPRQLDAVLNEDHNSDPALSVAAQVGCPDILRILLDHNTDVNQPGPSLFTPLAIAAYWGWGGTREDTT; encoded by the coding sequence ATGGCTGCCCTACGCCCGCTTTACCTTCCGCCTGAGCTGGCCATTGAAATCGCCAAACACCTCGACGCTTGCAGCCTACTATGCGTCTCTAAAGTCTCCCACTTCTGGCGCGAAATTGCCCTCTCGTTCCTCGATAAAATATCTCTCGCGGGTGCCCTATCTGCCTTCAGAACCGCCAAGGTAAACGCCAACCACGAAGCCCTCATCTACTTCGCATCACGCATCCGGCGGAATGAGCGGACAGGTCCTCCAACTGGATGTCTGGCCTTAACCTGGGCATGCATGACTACCTGCTCCGAAGCAGTGCGTATCCTCATTCCCTTCGCCAGCATGCCCTACGGGCATCAGAGGTCTGCGCAAGATGTCAACCCATGGGACGAGCCTCTTTTCGAGGCGATGAGACAACACAACCCAGAGGCTCTGGAGGCACTTCTACAGAACGGAGCCCCGCCAGACAGGATTGACTATTTCGGTCTAAACGCCGGATGCATGCCTGACGGGGGTGGGGGtgaccatgaccatgaccacCCAACACTGGAATCACCGGCACCTGGCATACACGCGGCCATAGTTCGCGGATTTCCGGCTGCTCTCAAGTATCTCTTAAACCAGCTCCGCGATGACCCTCGTCAGCTTGATGCTGTTTTGAACGAGGATCATAACAGTGATCCTGCGCTGTCTGTCGCTGCACAAGTAGGGTGTCCTGATATACTTCGGATTCTACTGGATCATAATACCGATGTCAACCAGCCCGGCCCTTCTTTATTCACGCCGCTGGCGATTGCGGCATATTGGGGTTGGGGGGGAACTCGTGAGGATACTACTTGA
- a CDS encoding uncharacterized protein (COG:G;~EggNog:ENOG410PKNR;~InterPro:IPR036861,IPR011583,IPR029226,IPR029070, IPR001223,IPR017853,IPR018392,IPR001579,IPR036779;~PFAM:PF00704,PF14856;~SECRETED:SignalP(1-23);~go_function: GO:0004553 - hydrolase activity, hydrolyzing O-glycosyl compounds [Evidence IEA];~go_function: GO:0008061 - chitin binding [Evidence IEA];~go_process: GO:0005975 - carbohydrate metabolic process [Evidence IEA]), whose protein sequence is MMNLSWLSAALGVGLLLSDGAVASPGHRQSSITPYRNIDVCPERCSISGPNTGNWSVYPNFKKIRKCQQTMFYDFSLHDPVDDQADNHRIYACSSFGPDFSRMPPSSNENARISAASAESVDVEFEIGWWQGGYGLASAGIHSLVRQIRKYAENGHGASTDRPFIIYGRSGQASIGLYIGQGLLNQGLTESALAILEDNLDNLNVSSPTLAMQLCEPHYDSTHVFGFMATSDRTFAPIQSAIKSWSNATCLSFSGSTKYPGTAKFITRLLGASNSTSLQTREIHARADGKCSTVQVDAGTGCPELAEKCGISAADFTKYNPGKDFCKNLKPKQHVCCSSGDLPDFSPKPNEDGSCKSHQVAADENCDNLAAEYSLTRQDLEDFNKNTWGWNGCEPLYKDTIICLSKGTPPFPAPIANAVCGPQKQGTKAPAESNTDIADLNPCPLNACCNIWGQCGITRDFCIDTNTGAPGTAKNGTYGCISNCGMDVVKGDGSGDIKIAYYEGYCFSRDCLFQDVSQIDTSAYTHIHFGFGTLTADYEVETGDALSSYQFSEFKRISGVKKILSFGGWDFSTMPETYKIFREGVTAANRKKLATKIADFIKENKLDGVDIDWEYPGAPDLPEDDPGSPDEGKNYLAFLVVLKNLLPGKSVSIAAPSSYWYLKQYPIQEISKVVDYIVYMTYDLHGQWDANNDNAFEDCDAGNCLRSQVNLTETKQSLAMITKAGVAGQKVVVGVTSYGRSFKMAEAGCWGPQCQYTGDRLNSDAKKGKCTGTAGYIADAEIAEIMKDESRIVKTFVDSSSNSDILVYDETEWVGYMSAATKKSRTSLYSAWGLGGTSDWASDLQTYHDVPQPATSWGSFIQLAKAGDDPKTDHSRNGNWTDMNCVNEFTVDKLDYFPWERWSELNANAAWDDIVRIWKDTDSNRPNVKFMESVSSTLHIGSDANCGQLVDDSCVAKDCDKGFDSDTSGPAGELIWNSLVKVHNVFKDYHDTLFEVAAITGTALKDFENTFAPISPEKDNEPILVLIDLLTVGTLTAAGPFFNSFLKRLPYFVAKGSKLDNIKDTTMTLIGQSTTIAKDVLPDGDDSPWTPEKQDSFSNYMGQIVDGWANVTSVALKRIFDGSPDSLDVLWDAMSDGKLIEGKSKSGTSSSSSSDETDETSENAKNELRANIQKTFYGFAIPAIWRASKTYAFILDSGYDCEEDHPASDYLKDDTMDATGACVDGRRYYLVHPDGNYKILESSCEGGDDNCATDRFVRNKFSRPPGLTSLGGEDRNFGGITKEDLIKGSVNTWKQNNKVNKEGKTDTSSSGAIDKLLDVDVTAAGAVRLPVCSPERAFQSWETAKKGSSEFFPCDIPPGLSTCGDSSFVDQTSGGSPKVEDCRQIIKNIRGDASTKWTTQVVGKNQREIAHHASCRFGVEATKVNGNVNFAVGGQDVIDIINDTIDRFGNSDGRVGAKGDMKCNGNTKQQAVKWGIY, encoded by the coding sequence ATGATGAATCTATCATGGCTCAGCGCGGCACTTGGGGTAGGCCTCTTACTCTCTGATGGAGCCGTGGCATCCCCAGGACACAGACAGTCTTCAATCACTCCATACCGCAACATTGACGTCTGTCCTGAACGATGCAGCATATCCGGCCCCAACACAGGCAACTGGTCTGTGTACCCCAACTTCAAGAAGATCCGGAAATGCCAACAGACCATGTTCTATGACTTCTCCCTGCACGATCCCGTCGACGACCAGGCAGACAATCACCGCATCTATGCCTGCTCGTCGTTCGGTCCCGACTTCTCGCGCATGCCCCCGTCGTCGAATGAGAATGCCCGGATTTCTGCTGCTTCCGCTGAGTCCGTGGACGTTGAGTTTGAGATTGGATGGTGGCAGGGCGGCTACGGCCTGGCGTCCGCGGGTATTCACTCCCTCGTCCGGCAGATCCGCAAGTATGCTGAGAATGGACATGGTGCCAGCACGGACAGACCCTTCATCATCTACGGCCGGTCTGGTCAAGCTAGCATCGGTCTTTATATTGGCCAGGGTCTGCTGAATCAGGGCCTCACCGAGTCTGCTCTCGCGATTCTTGAGGATAACCTTGACAACCTCAATGTCTCGTCGCCAACCTTGGCCATGCAGCTCTGCGAGCCACACTATGACAGTACCCATGTCTTCGGTTTCATGGCTACCAGTGACAGGACCTTCGCTCCTATCCAGAGTGCTATCAAGTCGTGGTCCAACGCGACATGTCTGTCGTTCTCTGGCTCTACCAAGTACCCTGGCACAGCTAAATTCATCACGCGGCTACTAGGTGCAAGCAACAGCACGTCTCTCCAGACTCGAGAAATCCACGCCCGTGCTGATGGCAAGTGCAGCACCGTCCAAGTCGACGCAGGGACCGGCTGTCCCGAGCTCGCCGAAAAGTGCGGTATCTCGGCTGCTGACTTCACCAAGTACAACCCGGGGAAAGATTTCTGCAAGAACTTGAAGCCCAAGCAACACGTCTGCTGCTCTAGCGGAGACCTCCCAGATTTCTCCCCCAAGCCTAACGAGGATGGCTCGTGCAAATCGCATCAGGTCGCGGCGGACGAGAACTGCGATAACCTCGCTGCTGAGTATAGCCTTACAAGGCAGGATCTCGAGGATTTCAACAAGAATACCTGGGGCTGGAACGGATGCGAACCCTTGTACAAGGATACCATCATTTGTCTGAGTAAAGGGACACCACCATTCCCTGCCCCAATCGCCAATGCAGTCTGCGGTCCGCAGAAGCAAGGAACTAAAGCCCCAGCTGAAAGTAATACGGATATTGCAGACCTAAACCCCTGTCCGTTGAACGCCTGCTGCAATATCTGGGGCCAGTGCGGCATCACCAGGGACTTTTGCATCGACACCAACACCGGTGCACCCGGGACAGCAAAGAACGGTACCTACGGGTGTATCTCGAATTGCGGTATGGACGTCGTCAAGGGCGACGGGAGCGGTGATATCAAAATCGCCTACTACGAGGGCTACTGCTTCAGCCGAGACTGTCTGTTCCAAGACGTTTCACAGATTGACACTTCGGCGTATACTCACATCCACTTCGGGTTTGGGACGCTGACAGCGGACTATGAAGTCGAGACTGGTGATGCGCTGTCCTCGTACCAGTTTAGTGAATTCAAACGCATTTCCggcgtgaagaagatcctctCATTTGGGGGGTGGGATTTCTCGACTATGCCTGAGACTTATAAGATTTTCCGGGAGGGTGTCACGGCTGCGAATCGGAAGAAGCTGGCGACCAAGATCGCGGACTTTATTAAAGAGAATAAACTTGACGGGGTCGACATTGACTGGGAGTATCCTGGCGCGCCTGATCTTCCTGAGGACGATCCTGGGAGTCCTGACGAGGGGAAGAATTACCTGGCTTTCCTTGTTGTTCTTAAGAATCTCCTACCCGGGAAATCGGTTTCCATTGCTGCGCCTTCATCGTATTGGTACTTGAAGCAGTATCCCATCCAAGAGATATCAAAGGTCGTGGATTATATTGTCTATATGACATATGACCTCCACGGGCAGTGGGACGCCAACAACGACAATGCATTCGAGGACTGTGACGCGGGCAACTGCCTGCGCAGCCAGGTAAACCTGACCGAAACCAAGCAGTCGCTAGCCATGATCACCAAAGCCGGCGTTGCGGGCCAGAAGGTCGTAGTTGGGGTGACGAGTTACGGACGCTCgttcaagatggccgaggcAGGCTGCTGGGGTCCTCAGTGTCAATACACGGGGGACCGTCTAAACTCCGATGCGAAGAAGGGCAAGTGCACCGGCACGGCTGGATATATTGCAGACGCTGAGATTGCTGAGATCATGAAGGACGAAAGCCGTATTGTCAAGACCTTTGTGGACtcaagcagcaacagcgaTATTCTTGTCTACGACGAGACGGAGTGGGTGGGGTATATGAGCGCCGCGACGAAGAAGTCTCGCACAAGTCTATACAGCGCGTGGGGTCTCGGAGGGACTTCGGACTGGGCCAGTGACTTGCAAACATACCATGATGTGCCCCAGCCGGCGACAAGCTGGGGCTCGTTCATCCAGCTGGCCAAGGCCGGAGACGATCCCAAGACAGACCATTCGCGGAATGGCAACTGGACGGATATGAACTGCGTGAATGAATTCACTGTGGATAAATTAGACTACTTTCCGTGGGAGCGGTGGAGCGAGTTGAATGCAAATGCGGCATGGGACGACATTGTGAGGATTTGGAAGGATACAGACTCCAACCGGCCGAATGTCAAGTTCATGGAGTCGGTCTCATCGACGCTGCATATCGGCTCGGATGCAAACTGCGGCCAACTGGTTGATGATAGCTGTGTTGCGAAGGACTGTGACAAGGGCTTTGACAGTGATACgtctggccctgctggcgagCTGATCTGGAACTCGCTGGTGAAGGTGCACAATGTGTTCAAGGACTATCATGACACCCTATTCGAGGTTGCTGCGATTACCGGCACGGCACTCAAGGACTTTGAGAATACCTTTGCGCCCATTTCCCCGGAGAAAGACAACGAACCGATCCTGGTGCTCATTGACCTCCTGACGGTGGGAACCCTCACGGCTGCCGGGCCCTTCTTCAACAGTTTTTTGAAAAGGCTGCCCTACTTCGTCGCCAAGGGCAGCAAGCTGGACAACATCAAGGACACGACAATGACCCTGATCGGCcaatccaccaccatcgcCAAGGACGTTCTACCGGATGGTGACGACTCTCCTTGGACGCCCGAGAAGCAGGATTCGTTCTCTAACTATATGGGCCAGATTGTCGACGGTTGGGCCAACGTCACCTCAGTAGCTCTGAAACGGATTTTTGACGGCAGCCCGGACTCGCTCGACGTGCTCTGGGACGCCATGTCCGACGGCAAACTCATCGAGGGCAAATCCAAGAGCggaacctcctcctcctcctcctccgacgaAACCGACGAGACTTCCGAGAACGCCAAAAACGAACTGAGGGCCAATATACAGAAGACTTTTTACGGGTTCGCTATACCGGCTATCTGGCGGGCCTCAAAGACCTACGCCTTCATCCTGGACTCGGGATACGACTGCGAGGAGGACCACCCGGCGAGTGACTACCTGAAAGACGACACCATGGACGCCACGGGGGCCTGTGTTGATGGACGCCGCTACTACCTCGTCCATCCTGATGGAAACTACAAAATCTTGGAATCCAGTTGTGAAGGTGGTGACGACAACTGCGCCACCGACAGATTCGTGCGCAACAAGTTCTCCAGGCCGCCGGGCCTGACCTCCCTCGGTGGTGAGGACCGCAACTTTGGTGGCATCACAAAGGAAGACCTCATTAAAGGCTCCGTGAATACCTGGAAGCAGAATAACAAGGTGAACAAGGAGGGCAAGACGGATACCTCGAGCAGCGGCGCAATCGACAAACTGCTCGACGTGGACGTCACAGCGGCAGGCGCCGTGCGGCTCCCGGTCTGCTCTCCCGAGCGCGCCTTTCAGTCGTGGGAGACAGCCAAGAAGGGCTCGTCGGAGTTTTTCCCCTGCGATATTCCCCCCGGTCTGAGTACGTGCGGCGACTCGTCGTTTGTGGATCAGACGAGTGGGGGCTCGCCAAAGGTGGAGGACTGTCGCCAGATTATCAAGAATATCCGGGGGGATGCCAGCACGAAGTGGACGACGCAGGTGGTGGGCAAGAACCAGCGCGAGATTGCGCACCATGCCTCGTGCCGGTTTGGGGTTGAGGCGACCAAGGTTAACGGCAATGTGAACTTTGCTGTGGGGGGCCAGGATGTCATTGATATCATCAATGATACGATTGATAGATTTGGGAATTCGGATGGGAGGGTTGGCGCGAAGGGAGATATGAAGTGTAATGGGAATACGAAGCAGCAGGCTGTGAAGTGGGGGATTTATTGA
- a CDS encoding uncharacterized protein (COG:S;~EggNog:ENOG410PRTC;~SECRETED:SignalP(1-23);~TransMembrane:1 (n7-18c23/24o264-283i)), whose amino-acid sequence MRFPPTCQLATCVLLGAVVGATSDSVLEVDLVFPRNETYEPTDRFPIVFAFQNAKLAKYLNPHIDYTIFNWANLPGNDGADWSHDLRTVNWSSTNDPYFAYNFFSDSVLPEGQWKMTWSVGWQSCNETAFSQQLDTSAMVFNSTTRGISFTIKKSAPKVDLVSATADKTSCSGESASDLETGVAIPINVTGKTMEVPSWVDWSGGDTCAVVASSIPTPTVDPCRVKIDSAIEASMSAAWTAKLCRGVNPPPDCPEDDRGAAQKLVVVGVSTLFAAFGALGFLLSL is encoded by the coding sequence ATGCGCTTCCCTCCGACCTGCCAGCTCGCTACCTGCGTCCTTTTGGGGGCCGTCGTCGGCGCTACCTCCGACAGCGTGCTCGAGGTGGACTTGGTATTTCCACGCAACGAAACCTACGAACCCACCGACCGGTTCCCTATTGTTTTTGCCTTCCAGAACGCCAAGCTGGCAAAATACCTCAATCCGCATATCGACTACACCATTTTCAACTGGGCAAACCTGCCCGGCAACGACGGCGCGGACTGGTCGCATGATCTGAGGACCGTAAACTGGTCGTCCACCAATGATCCCTACTTCGCATACAACTTCTTCTCTGATAGCGTCTTACCAGAGGGTCAGTGGAAGATGACCTGGTCTGTTGGCTGGCAGAGCTGCAACGAGACTGCCTTCTCACAGCAGCTGGACACCAGCGCCATGGTCTTCAACTCCACCACCCGGGGTATCTCGTTTACCATCAAGAAGTCCGCCCCCAAGGTGGATCTCGTGTCTGCTACTGCGGACAAGACCAGCTGCTCCGGGGAATCCGCTTCGGATTTGGAGACAGGGGTCGCCATTCCCATCAATGTGACCGGGAAAACCATGGAGGTTCCGTCCTGGGTGGATTGGAGCGGCGGTGACACTTGCGCCGTGGTGGCATCCTCTATCCCCACACCCACTGTGGACCCTTGCAGGGTCAAGATAGACTCGGCGATTGAGGCGAGCATGTCTGCCGCCTGGACTGCCAAGCTGTGCAGGGGGGTTAACCCGCCACCTGACTGTCCGGAAGACGACCGGGGGGCGGCGCAGAagctggttgttgttggggtaTCCACCCTTTTTGCTGCATTTGGGGCACTTGGGTTTTTGCTTTCCTTGTGA
- a CDS encoding alpha/beta hydrolase (CAZy:CE10;~COG:I;~EggNog:ENOG410PPX0;~InterPro:IPR029058,IPR013094;~MEROPS:MER0042911;~PFAM:PF07859;~go_function: GO:0016787 - hydrolase activity [Evidence IEA]) has translation MAPIKPSATVTYKTVGSLQIPMDIYLPPNPKQAPILLWFHGGGLLQGRRDMIAPHMRSGVEKYNYIAISADYRLAPQASVHEIFSDVQDCISFIRTNLPSILGEKADVSRLAVSGSSAGGYLALLAGLYVEPKPKVIAPIYPITDPLGSFFTTPQLPAQGNYVAEKEEMAPYLDVNAPVVASAGVSPDEDSRAYMYGYMLRTATLAGLLGVSDPHDGDAGRYRISRNISDRGLPPAYIVHGDADRAVGVEQADEVVGAMVGCGLDVVYERVRGKDHVFDAEPGYENKELYEFVLRYL, from the exons ATGGCACCAATCAAACCCTCGGCCACTGTCACCTATAAAACCGTCGGGTCCCTCCAGATCCCAATGGACATCTACCTCCCGCCAAACCCCAAACAAGCTCCCATCCTCCTTTGGTTCCACGGCGGCGGTCTCCT ACAAGGCCGCAGAGACATGATCGCCCCGCACATGCGATCCGGCGTAGAAAAATACAActacatcgccatctccgCCGACTACCGCCTCGCCCCACAAGCCAGTGTCCACGAGATCTTCAGCGACGTCCAGGACTGCATCTCATTTATCCGGACCAATCTGCCCTCCATCCTCGGCGAAAAAGCCGACGTCTCCCGCCTCGCTGTCTCGGGTAGTTCGGCGGGTGGGTATCTCGCCCTCCTGGCGGGGTTGTACGTCGAGCCGAAACCGAAGGTTATCGCCCCGATCTATCCTATTACGGATCCGCTGGGGTCGTTCTTTACGACGCCTCAGTTACCGGCGCAGGGGAATTATGTtgccgagaaggaggaaatggcgCCGTATCTCGATGTGAATGCGCCTGTGGTGGCGAGCGCGGGGGTTTCACCTGATGAGGACTCGCGCGCTTATATGTATGGATATATGCTGCGGACTGCGACTCTTGCGGGGTTGCTGGGCGTCAGTGACCCacatgatggagatgcagggCGGTATCGGATTTCGCGGAATATATCTGATCGTGGATTACCGCCGGCTTATATCGTGCATGGGGACGCGGACCGTGCTGTTGGAGTTGAGCAGGCGGatgaggttgttggggcGATGGTGGGCTGTGGGTTGGATGTTGTGTATGAGAGGGTTCGGGGGAAGGATCATGTTTTTGATGCTGAGCCTGGGTATGAGAATAAGGAGCTTTATGAGTTTGTGTTGAGGTATTTGTAG